The sequence actcaaaaGCAGCCCTCCCACTCCAGCCCAGGGAGAGGTGGGCTGGCGTTGAGGACCTATTTGAGGCCACCCTGGTTCACCCTGGTCTCAGTGGCAGCCCCTCTCCTCAGCTTCTCCTACAGACCAGATGCTTCTACTCTCTAGGGCTGCCTGGAGCTCACTGTGTTTAGGTGACAGTTTCCCACCAATCACAACTCACCACACATTGGGTTTCGTCCACCCCAGAACACGGATGCTCATCCATGTGCTCTTGTCCCTACAGCggtggttgccatggcagcagaGCTGACTCAGGACCAGGTGTCGTGGAccaggagagaaggggaaaatGTCACCTTCAGATGTACAGACACTGACCAGTGTGGTGACTATATCTTCTGGTAccagaagaaagagagcgaaACCTTCACCCTGATTCTCGACATTAACAAGAGAAATGGTGGTCTTGATAAAAGATACAAACATCCTCAAAAGGATGATTTCTCATCAGTCCTCAAAGAGAACAGCTGGGAGTTGTTTCTTCAGAAGGTGAACGCGTCCCATTCTGCCACCTACTACTGTTCCTGTTATACAAGTGGTGTCACACAGTGAGACGTTCCCCTTCCTGCCCGTACAAAAACTCTGGTGATCACATGATCCGGCAGGTCATGTCTCATTGGCTGTTCAATCTACAGCCAGGCGCTAATTTGAACTGGACGTGAACAGTAAGATCTGTATCAATCCCTGTTAGATCAGAGCCTGGACCTTACTGTCTGTAGTTTAGGCTTCAATCCAAGCCTCTCCTATACTGTGCAGAGTTAATATCATCACTGAACTGGTTGttggttagggtgaggtggaTCAAACTAAAGAGTAACAGACAGACATCTGGAGGCTCGGACGGAAATTAAAGACTTCATGCTCACACCTCAAGAAACAAGA is a genomic window of Gadus morhua chromosome 8, gadMor3.0, whole genome shotgun sequence containing:
- the LOC115548657 gene encoding uncharacterized protein LOC115548657; the protein is MLLLSRAAWSSLCLAVVAMAAELTQDQVSWTRREGENVTFRCTDTDQCGDYIFWYQKKESETFTLILDINKRNGGLDKRYKHPQKDDFSSVLKENSWELFLQKVNASHSATYYCSCYTSGVTQVNIITELVVGYFTVDILTFGRGTTLVVTDRSVVRPKVSVYPATGADLKGRRSLLCVARDMVPEEVRVSWRRRGGGRGGGGGRGAAGAQSTDIRCQHPGY